A single window of Liolophura sinensis isolate JHLJ2023 chromosome 6, CUHK_Ljap_v2, whole genome shotgun sequence DNA harbors:
- the LOC135467318 gene encoding heat shock 70 kDa protein 12A-like: MFNALLHYRFVANYKLKLKLGLEINLKFRFEQSSLLISHSLDLAVNWVTMAQSKPLLVVAIDIGTTYSGYAFSFQHEFLADKLKITTNKVWSDGDNHLQTSYKTPTSVLFDPDGHFHSFGYEAETKYSQVAKNKEEKNWLLFRRFKMSLYKSEEHFSGSLQQQVPDSEIQYVLTVPAIWDEDAKQFMRKAALQSGILGDQLAIALEPEAASIFCQSLLANSRSHDEFCDADDISRNGSRYIVVDAGGGTVDMTVHEVMFNGELKELHKASGGGWGGTQVDDQFTDLLVKTFTVKVMKEFGKHHKSDWLELEKEFEINKRRISSNDEQKFTFRLPASLREVFSFQSKCSLEDQVAESGLSKDVRFTGDKMRISGKVMQSLMKSTIQNIITHVETLMADPKCRGISHILLVGGFSESPLLQDEFRKNFRSVNVVTPLDAVLSVVKGAVIFGHQPGAIGIRLAAFTYGIRSLSTLVDGEHDPDKLIMIEGERKCEDIFNRFVSVDEEVPHGMETRQRIFYPAYSGQTALELAVYKSTVTKPKYTTDPSCLKLGSFRVDMPDLTGEKKRKVGVKFIVGGTELKVKAHEKTTGKIFDAIFNFVTK; this comes from the exons ATGTTTAATGCATTATTACACTATCGCTTTGTGGctaattacaaattaaaattgaagCTCGGCTTAGAGATAAATCTGAAATTTAGGTTTGAACAGTCCTCTCTCCTCATTTCACATAGCCTTGACCTGGCAGTAAACTGGGTAACCATGGCCCAGTCCAAGCCCCTTCTCGTGGTCGCCATTGATATCGGTACAACATATTCTGGCTACGCCTTCTCCTTCCAACACGAGTTTCTGGCTGATAAACTCAAGATTACAACCAACAAGGTTTGGTCAGATGGGGACAACCACCTTCAGACCTCGTACAAAACCCCGACATCTGTACTGTTTGACCCGGATGGACATTTCCACAGTTTCGGATATGAAGCGGAGACAAAGTACTCGCAAGTCGCCAAAAACAAGGAGGAGAAAAACTGGTTGTTATTCCGTCGATTTAAGATGAGCCTCTACAAATCTGAG GAGCATTTCAGTGGAAGCCTTCAGCAACAAGTTCCTGACTCGGAGATCCAATACGTGCTGACGGTACCTGCTATATGGGACGAGGACGCCAAGCAGTTCATGAGGAAAGCCGCTCTACAG TCTGGGATACTTGGAGACCAACTGGCTATTGCACTGGAACCGGAAGCGGCCTCCATTTTCTGTCAGTCCTTATTAGCGAACAGCCGATCACATGACGAATTCTGTGACGCAGACGACATCTCGCGGAATGGATCTCGCTACATTGTTGTGGACGCTGGAG GTGGTACTGTGGACATGACTGTGCACGAAGTGATGTTCAACGGGGAGCTCAAAGAACTACACAAAGCCAGCGGGGGAGGTTGGGGCGGCACTCAGGTAGACGACCAATTCACCGATCTGTTGGTCAAGACTTTTACCGTAAAGGTGATGAAGGAGTTCGGCAAACACCACAAATCGGATTGGCTGGAACTTGagaaagaatttgaaatcaataaacGGAGGATATCTAGTAATGATGAACAGAAATTCACTTTCCGGTTGCCGGCGTCCCTACGTGAAGTATTCAGCTTTCAGAGCAAGTGCTCGTTAGAGGACCAAGTGGCTGAGTCTGGGTTATCCAAAGATGTTCGGTTTACAGGTGACAAGATGAGAATTAGCGGTAAAGTGATGCAGTCGTTGATGAAATCAACTATCCAGAACATTATCACTCATGTAGAAACACTAATGGCGGATCCCAAGTGTAGAGGAATTTCCCACATCTTACTGGTGGGTGGGTTTTCCGAATCGCCACTTCTCCAAGACGAGTTCCGAAAGAACTTCCGGTCTGTGAATGTGGTCACTCCACTGGACGCCGTCCTGTCTGTCGTGAAAGGGGCGGTGATATTCGGCCATCAGCCCGGTGCCATTGGAATCCGTCTGGCTGCCTTTACTTACGGAATTCGTAGCTTATCCACTTTAGTTGATGGTGAACATGATCCTGACAAGTTAATTATGATTGAAGGTGAGAGGAAGTGCGAGGATATTTTTAACAGATTTGTTTCTGTTGACGAAGAAGTGCCACACGGTATGGAAACTAGGCAACGCATCTTTTATCCGGCTTACTCTGGACAAACAGCATTAGAGCTCGCCGTGTACAAATCTACGGTGACGAAACCCAAATATACAACTGACCCTTCATGTCTTAAGTTAGGTAGTTTCAGAGTAGACATGCCGGATTTGACGGGAGAGAAGAAGCGTAAAGTTGGAGTTAAGTTTATAGTTGGCGGTACAGAGCTCAAGGTGAAGGCACACGAGAAGACGACGGGGAAGATCTTCGACGCTATCTTTAACTTTGTGACTAAGTAA